CAATCTCATCTAAGGTACACCCATGCCTTGTgttctgttctgcctgggacaGGTTCCCGGCCCCAGTGACCATGATCTGGATATGTAGTTAGAAGGTGGATGCATTGATGGATGGGTTAAATTTGTACTCACTGAAAACTCTAGGATTAATCTGTCGAATTTGTCATTCAGAATAGTAAAAATAGTAATCTTTGTAATTAGTTGCTTTGGTACACTGAAGTGGGAGATCTGAATGAAACTGATCAAATGTGTCCAATTTCAGGAATTTCTGTGAATTACAATGTCAGGCAAGAAGTCAGGAAAAGCCCGGAGAATGGGCTCCACCCGCAAAGATTTGCGTGGTCTGGGCAGCCAGATGAGGGACAAAGAGGCAGACGTCTTTGCCACCCTGTCGGAGGAATCAAGGACCATGGAACATGAATCAGCAACCACAGGGGGAGAACCAAAGCCTATAGAGGAGGGATCAAGACCCATGGGAGAAGAATCATGGACCACAGGGGGAGAATCAAAGTGTACGGAGGACTCAATGGCTGTCGGGGTTGCATCTTGGTCCATGGAGAGAAACTCTGGGACCACAGAGGAGAAACGAGAGGTGGACTATAAACCAGAAGAAAGTTCCCTGTCAGAGAAAACAGCATCTTTGTTGGCACTCGCCCCATCACATGACCCTTACTCTGCTGACTCACCTCACCTGGAATCTCACAagatggagaaaaaaaagagaatgGGGTCCACTCGCAGAAAGCTTCCCACAGATTTGGAAGAACAGAGAAGGGAAGGGTGGGATGGTGCAGAGCAAGAGGAATGGCAAGGGGCTGCTAAGCATGCAGTGGACAAGCAAGCTGGAAGCAAGACAGCCCAACCATTAGGAGAGTTACACACAGAGCCACAAAAGGCTAGTGAGTGTCTGGAAGGAAGGGAAGAATCTACTATCACAGGAACACAGCATGCGATCCACATTTTAGAGGTGTCCACAATTGAGAACAAATCAGCTGATTCTCAGTTGTTCCCTCAAAGTATGTACAGTGAAGAAGCTCAAAAGAATAAACAATTACACTTAACCAATGAGAGCAATTTCATTATGAATTTAGACCAATCAGAAGGGAGGCTAACCGATGAAGACACCAGTGATAGAGACCTGCTCCTCAGAGAACTTCAATCAACAGACAGTGGTCAATTGGGCCATGCTGATGTTGCTCTACAGCTGCCaaaatcagaaaaaaacactgaacctGAGGACAACAAACATGAAATGACTCATTTTGAGCATAAAAAGAGGAAGATGGGCTCTACACGTAAGGGGGGGCGTGGCTTACAAATAAAAAGTGACAGGGAACAAGAGATTGATATTTTACCTGAGGAGATGCTAAGAAGCTCTGGAGACCTTGTGGACGTATGTGTGCTACAGGGCAAAGAGTCACAAGAGAAAAGCAGACTTGATGTGATACAGTATGTTAGCAAGGAACACGTAACAAAGGAAGGTTTGCTGGACATGGAGGAGAACGAGGAGGCAGAGGCGTTAACGAGAACCGATAGGGATAAAGAACAGGAGAAACACAAAATCACAAAAGAAACAAATGAGAAACATACAATATCAGGGTTTCTGGGCACAGATATGGTTGAGAAAGGGGAGACACAGGAAGCAACAGTAACAGATATTGTTGAAGACATTTTGGTAGACAtggaagggagggagagagatagATCAAGAGGCACAGGCATAGCTGAGGAAAATATGAAACCAGAGGTAAGAGAAACAGCAATTAGAGCTCCAGGATTAGGGGGAACTGGCATGGTTGACAGGGAGACAGAGGAGACAACAGGAACTAGAATTCTTGAATTTAACGAGACTCACAGACTTAGAGAAACACACGTATTAGAAGACAATGTGGCACAAGAGAACCGAGGAACAGATGGAGGACAAAGAGATGAGGCAGAGAAAGAGAGTGTAGCAGATGTCGTTCTGGAGGTAAATGTGATGAAATATGAAGGTGCAAGCAATGAGAAAGAGAGtacaaaagaggaagaaggagatGGTGCAGAGGCTAAAAAAACAGGAAAGAACTGGaggcaaacacagctgatgcagATTGACTTGAATATGTTAGAGTCATTTTCTTCGGAAAAGTATGAGCAAGAAGTTacagaaagagagaagaattCACCATTAGAGAACCCTTCAGTGGAGAGTtctttatttcatgatgaatccAAAACCTTTATTCCAGAGGAACAAGTAAAGTTCACTCCATTTGAGGATCTGCTGGAACCCTGTGAGAATAGCCAATTCTATAAATCAAGCCATATGGAAGCACCATCTACAGAagatgaaaacaaacaaaatgttataGTGCCCCAAGAATGGGAAAACTTAGGCAAAAACATTAAGACAGAATCAACTCATGGGAATGCCAGAAAAAATAAGAtggagaacagaagtacaggggCAGGTGATGATCAAAGTGTATTAGAAGAAATAAGAGCAGAAAAGGTAGATGTGAAgctggagagagaggagaaagggCAAGAAGAAAGTTGGGCCATCACTGAGGAACTGAACACCATCTTGAGGGACACAGGGGTATTAAAGGAACTTGATATACAGGAAGGTGATAAAAGCGTGGCAGAGCAGAAGCAAACTCCCCTGGTTGTGGAGGAGGTCAAAGGAGAACCAGAGGTAGATATGGTAGGAGGAATCAAGGAGAATAAATGGAAGTTGGCAGAAAagggagacataaaaatgaAAGGGACAAATATTGCAATGGAAGAGAGTGTAGCGGTCTCTCAGGAATTCTCCAAAACAGAAACCACAGACCGCAAAAAGGATGATTCTAGCTACATTTATGATCCTTTCCATAATGTGTCAGTAGATCCAATAGTAACCGAGAGGACTGCTGCCAATACCCTGTCATTGGAGATGAATCAAAAATCTGATGAGAGCTTTCAGAAAGAATCCACTCATAtgcagaaaaggaaaaaaatgggcTCTTCTCGCAAGGGAGGCAGGGGCCTACATAAGGAGACAGAAACGAGTAAAGGATTCAGCAAGATAGATGGGTTAGAAATCAGTGTGCAACAAGAGGAAAGAGAAGAGGAAAAGGCAACATTGGTAAAGCAAAATGTTATAAATGTGGTAATGGAGATGACAAAAGAGGAAACAAAAATCAGTATGGCAGAGGTGACATCAAAAAGCAAAGAGAAAGTCAAGATCACGAACGATAACAGCGGAGCTGAAGACTTTGAAAGCCAACAGAGTGTAACTGAGGATCCTACAGCAACTGAACAATTTGCCACTAATGTTGTAAAGGGCTTCGAACAGCATGAGGACTACTCAGACAGAGCATCCAGCAGGAGTGAGAAAAGAAGAAAGATGGGTACCTCTCACAGGAGAGGCAGGGAAAGGCTTAAAGAGAAGGAGATACAGGAAATGGCAGAGACTGAAGAGGAAACAATGGCTACAGACAATAAGGAATCTGCTACTGATGAAGTGATGAAATCAGTGCAAAATGAAGAGAGAGAATGTGGGAATGAGAAAGTAGAAAGGAAGAGTGGCAGTGGAAGTGGGAGCGACAAATCACTTACTTCCGTGGGCGTCATCCCAAATTTGCAGCGGCCCGAGAACTCGGCCATAACCACACAACAGGAATGTTCAGAGTCGCAAGACACATTTCTGCCAGCAGCAAGGAGAAAAATGGGATCCAGACGTCAGGGACAGGATAACCTGAGGAAGCGGGATGTGGGTCTGGAATGGTCCGAGGGCTGCACTGCAGAGGCACATATAAATACTGCTGCCCTTCTGCAGAGGATACAGGAAATTTTCCATCAGCCTGATGTTGAGGAGAAGGGTTGCATCACATGGGGAAATGTGCAGGTACCAATCTAGTAGGCTAATATATAACAATTGGATTGACTTTTTGACCATCagtgtttttaaatgaattattgTAATGGAATGTTACTCATTAGGAAACGCATCAATTACATTAGAAAACTTACATTCATTACTGTATTCACCTAAATCAAGTAAATGAAAATTATGGTTATATATGTGTGAGCTACGCCAGTGGAAAGAAGGTAAAATGCATCTTTGGCATTCACGATATGCGTCACAGGGaaaaatctttattaatgaCACATTATATTATAGCAAGCACTTCTAGATTTATGACTAGCTGCTGTCTTTCAGGGCCTGAGCCATGAGCTTGGTCTCAGCATTGAGGAACTTCACCAGGTGTTCCAGCAGCTGGATGGGGATCAGGACGGCCGGGTGACTCACCAGGACCTTACTGAAAGCCTTGGTGAGTCTTCACCATTTTATTAATCAATGTGGTGGACATATGCCCAGCAAGTCACTAGTGATTAGCACAGTAGTAAACGGTACAATTTGCTCAATTGCTGGAAAAACAATGAACACCATTATATGTGCCAAGTATAATACCCAGCACCTAAAAGCCGATTCTTTCACCCTTTTGTGCACAAAACAGAATCCTGCAAGCAAGAACAGTATTTCCAATTCAAGAGGGAATATTCTGGAACCCACAGCTTGGGGTAAGAGGGtgttgtggtgggggtgggctaGACATGTGTAAGTTGCTAGCTGTACATTTTGTAAAATTGTCATTGGCCTTGTTTAAAAAGTCCTATACATAATATTATAGTGTTAACATATTTCTATAGCTTTCAACAAATCATAGTTTTATTATATGAATACAAAAAACATCCcatttatgcatttttaaatcccccGAAGTGACTGAATTTAACACTCAGATACGTTACACCTGattcattgtttttatttacatttacattctaCTAATTcatctgatgcttttatccaaagtgacttacagtaaagAGAAGGATTACAATTCACGTGTGCCCCTTGCAGTCCTTTTCATGAAGCAGGGAAATGAAACGAGGTTGCATTTTAACTTTTGCATGTTTCTATTACATGCTTATTAATGGtctattttcagttttgctcatTTACAGCACAATTTAAATTTGTGTCTAGTTCCTAATTATGATATTTTCACAAATAAGTAAGAGAAAATATTGGTTGTGTTCATACCTGCATTGATTAATGTAAGCTCATGGGGGCtgcacttacacaaaaatgttctgagggcagaaggaaaaatgattggttcagagagataaccaatcagacagtAAATGAAGTGGGTTCAAGCAACTAGAGAAGGtggaaccaaccaatcagatgtctgaaTAGGCTGGAATTCAAATGAGAACCAGACCTTGATGTgtgtacatacacatacacatacaaacacacacacaccatgaccAGCTTCTCATTGGAATTTCAGTAAAGGTTTTACCCATGTTTTGTGTCCTTTGCTGCTTGGAATAAGTTGGATAAGGggtgggaagatggatggatatttctaTTTCCTGATGGGGTCAAAACTTATGCTGGTCTTTCTCTCTGCAGTACCTCAGGTGTCCACGGCAAAGCAGATTTTGGGGTCAAACCATCCATAAATGAGAACCTCCTGACTGGGTCAGGTCTCGCTCAGGCCGACCCCCACTTGAGAGAGGGGCAGGCACTCTGGGAGAAGAAGGGAACCCAGGCCAGGAGTGAGGATACAGGGTCGATAAGTAAGACACAGGAGAGTGAGGAGGCAGgggaaaaagaggaagaaaaggatgaggcagggagtaaggagcaggagagggaagAGGCAGGGGAAAAAGATGTGGAAACCGATGAGGCAGGGAgtaaggagcaggagagggaagAGGCAGAGGAAAAAGATGTGGAAACCGATGAGGCAGGGAgtaaggagcaggagagggaagAGGCAGAGGAAAAAGATGTGGAAACCGATGAGGCAGGGAgtaaggagcaggagagggaagAGGCAGAGGAAAAAGATGTGGAAACCGATGAGGCAGGGAgtaaggagcaggagagggaagaggcagaggaaaaagaggaagaaaaggatgaggcagggagtaaggagcaggagagggaagAGGCAGAGGAAAAAGATGTGGAAACCGATGAGGCAGGGAgtaaggagcaggagagggaagAGGCAGAGGAAAAAGATGTGGAAACCGATGAGGCAGGGAgtaaggagcaggagagggaagaggcagaggaaaaagaggaagaaaaggatgaggcagggagtaaggagcaggagagggaagAGGCAGAGGAAAAAGATGTGGAAACCGATGAGGCAGGGAgtaaggagcaggagagggaagaggcagaggaaaaagaggaagaaaaggatgaggcagggagtaaggagcaggagagggaagaggcagaggaaaaagatgtggaaaaggatgaggcagggagtaaggagcaggagagggaagAGGCAGAGGAAAAAGATGTGGAAACCGATGAGGCAGGGAgtaaggagcaggagagggaagAGGCAGAGGAAAAAGATGTGGAAACCGATGAGGCAGGGAgtaaggagcaggagagggaagaggcagaggaaaaagaggaagaaaaggatgaggcagggagtaaggagcaggagagggaagAGGCAGAGGAAAAAGATGTGGAAACCGATGAGGCAGGGAgtaaggagcaggagagggaagAGGCAGAGGAAAAAGATGTGGAAACCGATGAGGCAGGGAgtaaggagcaggagagggaagaggcagaggaaaaagaggaagaaaaggatgaggcagggagtaaggagcaggagagggaagAGGCAGAGGAAAAAGATGTGGAAACCGATGAGGCAGGGAgtaaggagcaggagagggaagaggcagaggaaaaagaggaagaaaaggatgaggcagggagtaaggagcaggagagggaagaggcagaggaaaaagatgtggaaaaggatgaggcagggagtaaggagcaggagagggaagaggcagaggaaaaagatgtggaaaaggatgaggcagggagtaaggagcaggagagggaagAGGCAGGGGAAAAAGATGTGGAAACCGATGAGGCAGGGAgtaaggagcaggagagggaagAGGCAGAGAAAAAAGATGTGGAAACCGATGAGGCAGGGAgtaaggagcaggagagggaagaggcagaggaaaaagaggaagaaaaggATGAGGCAGGGAGTAAGAAGCAGGAGAGGGAAGAGGCAGAGGGAAAAGAGGAAGAAAAGGATGAGGCAGGGAgtaaggagcaggagagggaagaggcagaggaaaaagaggaagaaaaggatgaggcagggagtaaggagcaggagagggaagAGGCAGGGGAAAAAGATGTGGAAACTGATGAGGCAGGGAgtaaggagcaggagagggaagAGGCAGGGGAAAAAGATGTGGAAACCGATGAGGCAGGGAgtaaggagcaggagagggaagaggcagaggaaaaagaggaagaaaaggATGAGGCAGGGAGTAAGAAGCAGGAGAGGGAAGAGGCAGAATcatggaataaaaaaaatgaaagtcaGAATACAGAATCCAAAAGTGAAGATTACAAGGCTGAGAAGGAAGAATTACTGAGTACTGGTCATGAACCTGAGGACACccatttaatgaatgaggaaggaGAACTGTTGAATAAAGATCAGGAGAGAAACTACACACAGTTTCTAAATCAGGAGCAGCAGAATGAGGGGTCCAAGGAACTGGATGAGGTCAGTGATGAAGCAGAGGGACTGAGGCAGTGTCAGGGAAGTAAAGAGGCAGAGATAATGAATGAGGACCAAGATAGTGGGAAAGCAGGTCTACTGCATAAGGACAGAGATATAAAGAAGGCAGAGTTAGCGAATAAAAATGAGGACAATGACCATATAAAGGTACTGAATGAGAAAGAAGAAAATATTATGGTGGAGCTATTGATTAAAAACCAGGGATGCAAGCAGGAAGAGTTATTAAGTATGGAAGAGAAGGGAGTGGAGGCAGAGTTTCTGAGTGAGGAACTTAACAATAAGGAGCAAGGGAATCAAGATACATACTGTGAGGAGGTAGAACCACTTAATGAGCATAGGGAGAGTGTGGTAAAGGATTCCCCAAATCAAAACCAGGATATGCGGATGACTATAAACCTATCAGGAGAAATGACACATGAAAAAGAAATAGTTATGTCAGTCAAACAGTTAGTGGACAATGAATCAAGCATCCAGGAAGAGAGTAAACAAAACGGTATGGATGCAGAGTTATTAAGTAAAGACCAGCAACAAAGGACGGCAGAGCTACTGAGTATGTACCAGGAAAGTGGGGAGGCAAAGACGATGTGCAAAGACCAGGGCAAGGAGGAAAGAGAGATACTGAGCAGATACCACGGGGCTGTGCAGGCAGGTATCATGACAATGACCCAGAACAATAATGTGGAAGGTATGGTAAGTAAGGACGAGGAAAGTGGGGAGGCAGAGATACTAAATCAAAATCAGGAGTGTGTGGAGTTAAAGCTGCTGAATGAAGACAAGGACAATGACATAACAGAGATACTGAGTAAGGATCAGGTCAGAGAAGAGACAGACTTACTAGGCTGTGACATGGAGAGTCAGTTGCTGAGTAAGCAGCAGCAAGGTGAGAAGGCCAAGATACTGAATCAATGCCAGAAGGGTGAGGAGGCACAGTTATTGTACGACGATCAGTATAATAAGGAGACAATGGTGCTGGGTAAATACAATGAGACTGTGACAGCCCATATGAAAATAACAAAGGATGGTAATAAAGCAGAGATGCTAAGTAAAGACCAGACTGGTGAGGAGGCAGAGCTACTAAATCAGAATAAGCAAAATGTGGAGGCACATATACTGAATGAAGGCCAGAACGGTAATGACCTGGAGAACCTGGGTCAGGATAGAAAAAAGACAGATTTGCTGAACAAACACATAGAGAATGAGCTACAG
This genomic stretch from Brienomyrus brachyistius isolate T26 chromosome 6, BBRACH_0.4, whole genome shotgun sequence harbors:
- the LOC125744541 gene encoding uncharacterized protein LOC125744541 isoform X31, coding for MSGKKSGKARRMGSTRKDLRGLGSQMRDKEADVFATLSEESRTMEHESATTGGEPKPIEEGSRPMGEESWTTGGESKCTEDSMAVGVASWSMERNSGTTEEKREVDYKPEESSLSEKTASLLALAPSHDPYSADSPHLESHKMEKKKRMGSTRRKLPTDLEEQRREGWDGAEQEEWQGAAKHAVDKQAGSKTAQPLGELHTEPQKASECLEGREESTITGTQHAIHILEVSTIENKSADSQLFPQSMYSEEAQKNKQLHLTNESNFIMNLDQSEGRLTDEDTSDRDLLLRELQSTDSGQLGHADVALQLPKSEKNTEPEDNKHEMTHFEHKKRKMGSTRKGGRGLQIKSDREQEIDILPEEMLRSSGDLVDVCVLQGKESQEKSRLDVIQYVSKEHVTKEGLLDMEENEEAEALTRTDRDKEQEKHKITKETNEKHTISGFLGTDMVEKGETQEATVTDIVEDILVDMEGRERDRSRGTGIAEENMKPEVRETAIRAPGLGGTGMVDRETEETTGTRILEFNETHRLRETHVLEDNVAQENRGTDGGQRDEAEKESVADVVLEVNVMKYEGASNEKESTKEEEGDGAEAKKTGKNWRQTQLMQIDLNMLESFSSEKYEQEVTEREKNSPLENPSVESSLFHDESKTFIPEEQVKFTPFEDLLEPCENSQFYKSSHMEAPSTEDENKQNVIVPQEWENLGKNIKTESTHGNARKNKMENRSTGAGDDQSVLEEIRAEKVDVKLEREEKGQEESWAITEELNTILRDTGVLKELDIQEGDKSVAEQKQTPLVVEEVKGEPEVDMVGGIKENKWKLAEKGDIKMKGTNIAMEESVAVSQEFSKTETTDRKKDDSSYIYDPFHNVSVDPIVTERTAANTLSLEMNQKSDESFQKESTHMQKRKKMGSSRKGGRGLHKETETSKGFSKIDGLEISVQQEEREEEKATLVKQNVINVVMEMTKEETKISMAEVTSKSKEKVKITNDNSGAEDFESQQSVTEDPTATEQFATNVVKGFEQHEDYSDRASSRSEKRRKMGTSHRRGRERLKEKEIQEMAETEEETMATDNKESATDEVMKSVQNEERECGNEKVERKSGSGSGSDKSLTSVGVIPNLQRPENSAITTQQECSESQDTFLPAARRKMGSRRQGQDNLRKRDVGLEWSEGCTAEAHINTAALLQRIQEIFHQPDVEEKGCITWGNVQGLSHELGLSIEELHQVFQQLDGDQDGRVTHQDLTESLESCKQEQYFQFKREYSGTHSLGTSGVHGKADFGVKPSINENLLTGSGLAQADPHLREGQALWEKKGTQARSEDTGSISKTQESEEAGEKEEEKDEAGSKEQEREEAGEKDEEKDEAGSKEQEREEAEEKDEEKDEAGSKKQEREEAEGKEEEKDEAGSKEQEREEAEEKEEEKDEAGSKEQEREEAGEKDVETDEAGSKEQEREEAGEKDVETDEAGSKEQEREEAEEKEEEKDEAGSKKQEREEAESWNKKNESQNTESKSEDYKAEKEELLSTGHEPEDTHLMNEEGELLNKDQERNYTQFLNQEQQNEGSKELDEVSDEAEGLRQCQGSKEAEIMNEDQDSGKAGLLHKDRDIKKAELANKNEDNDHIKVLNEKEENIMVELLIKNQGCKQEELLSMEEKGVEAEFLSEELNNKEQGNQDTYCEEVEPLNEHRESVVKDSPNQNQDMRMTINLSGEMTHEKEIVMSVKQLVDNESSIQEESKQNGMDAELLSKDQQQRTAELLSMYQESGEAKTMCKDQGKEEREILSRYHGAVQAGIMTMTQNNNVEGMVSKDEESGEAEILNQNQECVELKLLNEDKDNDITEILSKDQVREETDLLGCDMESQLLSKQQQGEKAKILNQCQKGEEAQLLYDDQYNKETMVLGKYNETVTAHMKITKDGNKAEMLSKDQTGEEAELLNQNKQNVEAHILNEGQNGNDLENLGQDRKKTDLLNKHIENELQVMHKDSEEAEILNKCQDRDEAVIISLVQEGEEAEILDKDQDNGELEDQEIEETERLQDEDNEEAEILDQENKEGHVTHKDQKREETALASKDIESEEAEILNGNQEYKEVESLNEDQDNEKADILKKHREGGEFEPLNTDEDREETEIEERYLQSEEAMIMQEDQEYSEVENLNMDQDSEEVETLEKKLEREKVETLNEEQETMKAETLIQGQQSEETAILIQDQESKEAEVMNTDQDSAEVHLLNKDWNSNEVQIQSNNKEGEEAEILSCHQEGEDMEVLNKEQDGEEIMVPDRDLETEEASQVQDFVQTELLNMGQMIEKVEIINQDQEGKEAEMQDQDQDSEESEIWDKGPESEETDRLNQDEEHVEVQLLKKDQDNEEVEFLDQKNKEAEIHEDQVREETDLVSIDMETEVQFRVKESERAEILNDNQECVEVELLNKDQDNEKADTLDMKLDSEEAEITNQDQESVEVYIQHEDQNSSDAENLSKYLEREEADITPKDKQREETDLLSADTLSEETEILNKVQDNEEAETLIQGQQSEETAILIQDQESKEAEVMNTYQDSAEVYLLNKDWNSNEVQIQSNNKEGVEAEILSCHQEGEDMEVLNKEQDGEEIMVPDRDLETEEASQVQDFVQTELLNMGQMIEKVGIINQDQEGKEAEMQDQDQDSEELEIWDKGPESEETDRLNQDEEHVEVQLLKKDQDNEEVEFLDQKNKETEIHEDQVREETDLVSIDMETEVQFKVKESERAEILNDNQECVEVELLNKDQDNEKADTLDMKLDSEEAEITNQDQESVEVYIQHEDQNSSDAENLGKYLEREEADITPKDKQREETDLLSADTLSEETEILNKVQDSEEAETLIQGQQSEQTAILIQDQESKEAEVMNTDQDSAEVHLLNKDWNSNEVQIQSNNKEGEEAEILSCHQEGEDMEVLNKEQDGEEIMVPDRDLETEEASQVQDFVQTELLNMGQMIEKVGIINQDQEGMEAEMLDWDQEYVGVELPCTLQYRYKTHLRDAFDKLREVGGSENECDPDTSRAAVEDNEWIWDCELLKEQQYYSGCNEKKESWDIWDETDEAELGPTAYKERRELGSQIDNVIYWQRWSEDEFGRNNETRQILANDLYPIAEENETENNLEYNNVQITQDIAKIQEMPQAADQSNTIIHFIKDNHELKEIQENKCILSEGECAEQRNIVKLMELRGKTEDLKTFGNNKEHQDVETIEGTTGNTMENRQCPATLANAVNQKDSNDLSECFILDGEKQEANAIKQSPDSVLVRSDVLGGGNTDSTWVPEIPNNDDETICTGMAIQRDSIVREMGAMRGRQAMAETAEGLEVIQNAGFQMDGDRIQMQGSCEKDRGDVLEHLQLSMESDTKWDGGTSQGWDTIAMEMEYKEKTQRQNNYEGAGSKKLSEVITQEVIEHSGGTAGQQKGDGKNWDTFEGGLAQGDIALKHSEEESLHTDRAVEDYSNDCPHEKWDKTPVFSQYRGFEELEQKISTDEEKLLAYQGDGLERKTECLDVGPAQGTIQAKETEVGQQKDKGSDLIESEEASTGFSEDSESLIEKLKCDMNVMELLAEQGEKDNERRDEACKDNNQLLTELVEYSKRGSDMKGVDDTSRSSNKQGVSLIQHVNSEDKEKEGVKKREQGTERHRMTPEEVCGEEELRMEAIRIYEEAEQEMSGDVMAEREAAAKEQKHREDKGKEGFRAMGGGIVVTPEDNRQRAIGCLPTGSWSPPISGPDLLYNIVLVGSSSVGKTSFMKRTQSGEFTLDHCATIGLDSCIQSLLVDGRRVLLQLWDTAGQERYHSITKQILRKAQGLLLMYDITCIDSFNSVQYWMSCIQEGATDDVIIMLLGNKNDSFKREVPLHEGERLAKEYRIKFMECSVATGENVTLSMETLARMLKQQTDQKEEAPLILRKEQPKQRSGCC